The following DNA comes from Spirochaetaceae bacterium.
GGAAGAAGGGGATGCGCTCGCCGCCGAGCGCGGCGATGGCGGCGTTCACGATGCCGTCGTTGGGACTGGTGAACTCGCGCAACAACCCGATGACCACCACCGTCGAGATGAAGTAGGGCATGTAGGAGATGGTCTGGGTAACGCGCTTGAAGCCGATGCTGCGCAGCTCGTTGAGCAGCAGCGCCAGCACGATCGGCGCCGGGAACGAGAACGCCAGCGTGTACACGCCGAGCAGCAGGGTGTTGCGCACCAGGCGAAAGAAGTAGGGATCGTTGAAGAAGTCGATGTAGTGCTTGAAGCCGACCCACTTGCTGCCGAGCACGCCGAGCGCGGGATGGAACTGCTGGAACCCGATGACGATGCCCCACATCGGCAGATACTTGAACAGCAACAGGTTCAGCAGTCCGGGAAGCAGCATCACGTAGAGGGCCGGATTCCTGCGCACGTACCTCCACCACGAGCCTTTCTCGTGAACACTCGTCCCGATCGACTCGATGCCGGTTATGCCGCGCTCGATGTTGGAAGTCGACATCCCTCTTTTCCGACCCTGGATTACCCTGTTCGGGAAGCGGTACCCTATACGGTGCTTGCCGCGCTGTCAATCCGC
Coding sequences within:
- a CDS encoding ABC transporter permease subunit; translation: MSTSNIERGITGIESIGTSVHEKGSWWRYVRRNPALYVMLLPGLLNLLLFKYLPMWGIVIGFQQFHPALGVLGSKWVGFKHYIDFFNDPYFFRLVRNTLLLGVYTLAFSFPAPIVLALLLNELRSIGFKRVTQTISYMPYFISTVVVIGLLREFTSPNDGIVNAAIAALGGERIPFFLRPLWFPFLYIISGIWAQIGFSSIIYLAAIANINPELYESAVIDGARRFRQVWHITIPSILPVIVILFILAVGGILATDFQKILLMYSPFTYETADVISTYIYRVGIESEGSNFSYATAVGVFTAVISLIFLIITNRVAKSVNETSLW